A single genomic interval of uncultured Desulfobulbus sp. harbors:
- a CDS encoding phage tail sheath C-terminal domain-containing protein — MATYLHPGVYIEEIPSGAKPIEGVSTSVAALIGYATQGAIATPTLVHSWDEYKAEFGEIQSETDTLALAAFYFFLNGGRDAYIGRLAKDTQAATLAAGTILGRGAASAADVLKVSARNQGKSGNSLKVRAEAATDGYRFSLQVQSGDELVEFFAGLSMDPSDASYALAQVNSNSKYIRLALPLGLNGYFKQATSVSGDLSGISWASVVAGMTLTLNIDNLGARTITLGAPEDGSYDGTKVAAEIQQQVLALGPDYVGFTCGFASDALTLTSGKGAASSMVAVRPGALATTLKLGATLGTEKHGSEDVVPVTMASAVGLTNGDDGVAPGLEDYNDFFAQLKKVRDVNIVLLPGQYLPADGMGNPIIDAAESHCIAMGSRMLLVDPPPGTELDQGGKVSDLQPPSSTYSVLYYPWVKVKNPLYNQVTNATAPTTITLAPSAFAAGIWARTDGTRGVWKAPAGVEASVSGVAALEYVVEDGDQDQLNPMGVNCLRKMPGYGHVVWGTRTLATKSNPEWRYVPVRRTALYIESSIRNGIQWAVFEPNDHRLWSSLRANIGAFMDGMFRAGAFQGQKASDAYFVRCGLGDTMTQDDVDRGQVIAVVGFAPLKPAEFVIVRIQQKVGQS; from the coding sequence ATGGCCACCTATCTGCATCCCGGCGTGTACATCGAAGAAATTCCCAGCGGCGCCAAACCCATTGAAGGCGTTTCCACCAGTGTGGCGGCGCTGATCGGTTACGCCACCCAAGGTGCGATCGCTACTCCGACCCTGGTCCACAGTTGGGACGAGTACAAGGCGGAGTTCGGCGAAATTCAATCGGAGACCGATACCCTGGCGCTCGCCGCCTTCTACTTTTTCTTGAACGGCGGCCGCGATGCCTATATCGGCCGTCTGGCCAAGGACACCCAGGCGGCGACCCTGGCAGCGGGCACCATCCTGGGCCGGGGGGCGGCATCGGCTGCCGATGTGCTGAAGGTGAGCGCCCGCAATCAGGGGAAAAGCGGCAACTCCCTCAAGGTGCGGGCCGAGGCGGCAACTGATGGCTATCGTTTTTCCCTGCAGGTGCAGAGCGGCGACGAGCTTGTGGAGTTCTTTGCCGGCCTGTCCATGGATCCCAGCGATGCGTCCTATGCCCTGGCCCAGGTCAACAGCAACTCCAAGTACATTCGCCTGGCCCTGCCCCTTGGCTTGAACGGCTATTTCAAACAGGCCACCTCCGTTTCAGGCGACCTGAGCGGGATTTCCTGGGCCAGCGTGGTTGCCGGCATGACCCTGACGCTCAACATCGACAACCTCGGCGCCCGCACCATCACCCTCGGGGCACCCGAGGACGGCAGTTACGACGGCACCAAGGTGGCGGCGGAAATCCAGCAGCAGGTCCTGGCCCTTGGACCCGACTATGTCGGCTTTACCTGCGGCTTTGCCAGCGATGCCCTGACTCTGACCTCGGGCAAGGGGGCCGCCTCCTCCATGGTGGCGGTTCGTCCCGGTGCCCTGGCCACCACCTTGAAACTCGGGGCGACCCTGGGCACCGAGAAGCACGGCAGCGAGGATGTGGTTCCGGTGACCATGGCCTCGGCAGTCGGCCTGACCAACGGCGACGACGGCGTCGCCCCCGGCCTGGAGGATTACAACGACTTTTTCGCTCAGCTCAAGAAGGTGCGCGATGTCAACATCGTCCTTCTTCCGGGCCAGTACCTGCCCGCAGACGGCATGGGCAACCCGATCATCGACGCCGCCGAGTCCCACTGTATCGCCATGGGCAGCCGCATGCTGCTGGTCGATCCCCCTCCGGGCACGGAGCTGGATCAGGGCGGGAAAGTCAGTGATCTGCAACCGCCATCCTCCACCTACAGCGTGCTCTACTACCCCTGGGTCAAGGTTAAAAATCCGCTGTACAACCAGGTGACCAACGCCACCGCACCCACGACCATCACCCTTGCCCCATCGGCCTTTGCCGCCGGCATCTGGGCCCGGACCGACGGCACCCGCGGGGTGTGGAAGGCGCCGGCCGGCGTCGAAGCCTCGGTCAGCGGGGTGGCGGCCTTGGAGTATGTGGTGGAAGACGGCGATCAGGATCAGCTCAACCCGATGGGGGTCAACTGCCTGCGCAAGATGCCCGGTTATGGCCACGTGGTCTGGGGAACCCGCACCCTGGCCACCAAGTCCAACCCGGAGTGGCGCTATGTCCCGGTCCGGCGGACCGCGCTCTACATCGAGAGCAGTATCCGCAACGGCATTCAGTGGGCGGTGTTCGAGCCCAACGACCACCGGCTCTGGTCATCGCTGCGCGCCAATATCGGCGCCTTCATGGACGGCATGTTCCGCGCCGGTGCCTTCCAGGGCCAGAAGGCCTCGGACGCCTACTTTGTCCGCTGCGGCCTGGGCGACACCATGACCCAGGATGATGTCGATCGTGGACAGGTCATTGCCGTGGTCGGCTTTGCCCCGCTGAAACCGGCCGAATTCGTCATCGTTCGCATTCAGCAGAAAGTCGGTCAATCGTGA
- a CDS encoding phage tail protein gives MAAPTFPVNAHRHDPYRTFKFQILIDGKPVAGLKKMGALKRKTEAIKWRSAGDPSSERILPGGTSYEPVTLEQGLSHDPVFESWANLVNNVEGDAAMSLKNFRKDIVINVLNLQGTVAISYRLYRAWVSEYQALPEMDAGAMNAVGIQTITLQHEGWQRDTAVVEPTES, from the coding sequence ATGGCTGCTCCCACATTTCCTGTCAACGCCCATCGCCACGATCCGTACCGGACCTTCAAATTTCAGATCCTCATTGACGGCAAGCCGGTGGCCGGGCTGAAAAAAATGGGTGCGCTCAAGCGCAAGACCGAAGCCATCAAATGGCGTTCGGCCGGTGACCCGAGTTCTGAACGGATTCTTCCCGGAGGCACCAGCTACGAGCCCGTGACCCTGGAGCAGGGGCTTTCCCATGATCCGGTCTTTGAAAGCTGGGCCAACCTGGTCAACAACGTCGAGGGCGATGCGGCGATGTCGCTCAAAAATTTCCGCAAGGATATCGTGATCAACGTGCTCAACCTGCAGGGAACGGTGGCCATCTCCTACCGACTGTACCGCGCCTGGGTTTCCGAATACCAGGCCCTGCCGGAGATGGATGCCGGGGCGATGAACGCGGTCGGCATTCAGACCATCACCCTCCAGCACGAGGGCTGGCAGCGCGATACCGCGGTGGTTGAGCCCACGGAGAGTTGA
- a CDS encoding YchJ family metal-binding protein: protein MTKQTLCPCESGLPFATCCGPLLAGDQQAATAEALMRSRYTAYTRAAMAYLLDTWHATTRPESIDIDAIPHWCGLEIISCEQGQAEDSEGWVEFRATALAQERLIVLRERSRFVREDGQWLYVDGEFIEEEQPTVSAEPAVKRKKVGRNDPCPCGSGKKFKKCCGS from the coding sequence ATGACCAAGCAAACGCTCTGCCCCTGTGAATCCGGACTGCCCTTTGCCACCTGCTGCGGCCCTCTGTTGGCTGGCGATCAGCAGGCAGCCACCGCCGAAGCCCTGATGCGGTCGCGCTACACTGCCTACACCCGTGCAGCCATGGCCTATCTGTTGGATACCTGGCATGCGACGACTCGCCCGGAATCCATTGATATCGACGCCATCCCCCACTGGTGCGGTCTGGAGATCATCAGCTGCGAACAGGGGCAGGCGGAAGACAGCGAGGGATGGGTCGAATTTAGGGCTACGGCACTTGCTCAGGAGCGATTGATCGTGTTGCGAGAGCGCAGCCGTTTCGTGCGAGAAGACGGACAGTGGCTCTATGTGGACGGCGAGTTTATCGAGGAAGAACAACCGACTGTTTCGGCTGAACCCGCGGTCAAACGGAAAAAGGTCGGCCGTAACGACCCCTGCCCCTGTGGTAGCGGCAAGAAATTCAAGAAGTGCTGCGGCAGCTGA